A genomic window from Halogeometricum borinquense DSM 11551 includes:
- the ppk1 gene encoding polyphosphate kinase 1 produces the protein MTPYDPDHLDVDLTDPQFYLNRELSEMEFQRRVLHEALDDRQPLLERVRFLSIFTKNMDEFFMKRVGGLKQQIDADVTEQTVDGRTPTQQLTEVLEKARPMFRAQARCFLDEIRGALADEGIHIHDYDELSATQREQMRQYFEESVLPTLTPLAFDPAHPFPFISNLSLSLAVMTRRDSDDEPTFTRVKIPQNRPRLVELDDGEYILLEEVIRSNLDLLFPNVEIVNTTVFRLTRNAEVRRNEEVAEDLIDMIQEVIEQRRFATVVRLEVEADAPDAVVSLLQEQLDIADDEVFRLPGPLDYRELLSLTDLDRPALKLDSWTPQLHPRLERDEHRADFSADSQRSIFSEIRRDDILLHHPYHSFDDTVQRFLDEAASDPDVLAIKAAIYRTASDSQVIQSLIEAAENGKQVAVMVELKARFDEQNNLEWVRRLEEEGIHVAYGTIGLKTHTKTALVVREEEDGVQLYSHVATGNYHSETAKGYVDLGLLTADRDIGQDLVKVFNFFTGPSLDEQFRKLLIAPVTMREEFTKCIRREARHAQNGEDARIVAKVNGLEDPQMVEALYRASMAGVEIDLIVRDICRLRPGLADVSENITVHSIVDRFLEHSRIFYFENGASADSSQALGAADDAGGPEWYIGSADWMERNLDKRVEAVAPVEDRDIREQLRFILELAMNDNRKRWTMNADGTYEQRHPPDGEPVVNMQSILMEQAMSAHGRDTNWGIPTDHPAAPGELLVAPHEEADDGDETATSETTENPEAETVDAVRDGGPISVPNATNGRDNVANGRNSMPDDNCDDALDDDLPQVMRDNPDRWYVPDSDHYRYVVRTPDGGRQYRKTQDAVAKLLERYY, from the coding sequence ATGACTCCGTACGACCCCGACCACCTGGACGTTGACCTCACCGACCCCCAGTTCTACCTCAACCGAGAACTGAGCGAGATGGAGTTCCAGCGCCGCGTTCTCCACGAGGCGCTGGACGACAGACAGCCCTTGCTGGAACGGGTCCGTTTTCTTTCCATCTTCACGAAGAACATGGACGAGTTCTTCATGAAACGGGTCGGCGGTCTCAAACAGCAGATCGACGCCGACGTAACCGAACAGACGGTTGACGGCCGGACGCCCACACAGCAGTTGACCGAGGTGTTGGAGAAGGCCCGGCCGATGTTTCGTGCACAGGCGAGGTGCTTTCTCGACGAGATCCGCGGCGCACTCGCCGACGAGGGGATCCATATCCACGACTACGACGAACTGTCGGCGACCCAACGCGAGCAGATGCGCCAGTACTTCGAGGAATCGGTACTGCCGACGCTGACGCCCCTCGCTTTCGACCCCGCACACCCGTTCCCGTTCATCTCCAACCTCAGTCTCTCGTTGGCCGTGATGACGCGGCGTGACTCCGATGACGAACCGACGTTCACGCGAGTAAAGATTCCGCAGAACCGCCCGCGACTCGTCGAACTCGACGACGGAGAGTACATCCTCTTAGAGGAGGTCATTCGCTCGAATCTCGATCTCCTGTTCCCGAACGTCGAAATCGTGAATACGACGGTGTTCCGCCTCACACGGAACGCGGAGGTGCGGCGGAACGAAGAAGTCGCAGAGGACCTCATCGACATGATTCAAGAGGTCATCGAACAGCGACGGTTCGCTACTGTCGTTCGCCTCGAAGTCGAGGCGGACGCTCCCGACGCAGTCGTCAGTCTTCTGCAGGAACAACTCGATATCGCCGACGACGAAGTGTTTCGCCTGCCCGGTCCGCTCGACTACCGCGAGTTGCTGTCGTTGACCGACCTCGACCGTCCGGCTCTGAAACTCGACTCGTGGACGCCGCAGTTGCATCCGCGACTCGAACGCGACGAACACCGTGCCGATTTCTCGGCGGACAGTCAGCGGAGCATCTTCTCGGAAATTCGCCGCGACGATATCCTGCTTCACCACCCGTACCACTCGTTCGACGACACCGTCCAACGGTTCTTAGACGAGGCCGCAAGCGACCCGGACGTACTCGCTATCAAAGCCGCAATCTACCGGACAGCGTCGGACTCGCAGGTGATTCAGAGTCTCATCGAGGCGGCCGAGAACGGCAAGCAGGTGGCGGTGATGGTGGAACTGAAAGCCCGATTTGACGAGCAGAACAACCTCGAATGGGTCCGCCGCCTCGAAGAAGAGGGGATTCACGTCGCCTACGGCACTATCGGCCTGAAGACGCACACGAAGACAGCACTCGTCGTCCGCGAGGAAGAGGACGGCGTGCAGTTGTACTCGCACGTCGCCACCGGCAATTACCACTCCGAAACGGCGAAGGGCTACGTCGATTTGGGACTGCTGACGGCCGACCGCGACATCGGACAGGACCTCGTGAAAGTGTTCAACTTCTTCACGGGGCCGTCGTTGGACGAACAGTTCCGCAAGCTCCTCATCGCGCCGGTGACGATGCGCGAGGAGTTCACCAAGTGTATCCGTCGGGAGGCACGCCACGCGCAGAACGGCGAGGATGCTCGCATCGTCGCCAAGGTGAACGGACTGGAGGACCCACAGATGGTCGAAGCACTGTACCGCGCATCGATGGCGGGCGTCGAAATCGATCTGATAGTGCGGGACATCTGCCGTCTCCGCCCCGGTCTTGCGGACGTGAGTGAGAATATCACCGTCCACAGTATCGTTGATCGCTTCCTCGAACATTCCCGTATCTTCTACTTCGAGAACGGTGCGAGCGCCGACTCCTCGCAAGCACTCGGCGCAGCCGACGACGCGGGTGGTCCCGAGTGGTACATCGGATCGGCGGACTGGATGGAACGCAATCTCGACAAGCGGGTTGAGGCCGTCGCACCCGTCGAAGACCGCGATATCCGCGAGCAACTCCGATTTATCCTCGAACTGGCGATGAACGACAACCGCAAGCGGTGGACGATGAACGCCGACGGGACGTACGAGCAACGCCATCCGCCGGACGGTGAACCGGTCGTCAACATGCAGTCGATTCTGATGGAGCAAGCGATGTCCGCCCATGGCCGCGACACAAACTGGGGCATCCCGACAGATCATCCCGCCGCGCCCGGCGAACTTCTCGTCGCACCGCACGAGGAGGCCGACGACGGCGACGAAACCGCGACCTCCGAGACAACTGAGAACCCCGAGGCGGAGACGGTCGATGCCGTCAGAGATGGTGGCCCGATCAGCGTCCCGAACGCGACGAACGGTCGTGATAACGTGGCGAACGGTCGTAACAGCATGCCGGACGACAACTGTGATGACGCGCTGGATGACGACCTGCCGCAAGTGATGCGAGACAATCCGGACCGGTGGTACGTCCCCGATAGCGATCACTATCGCTACGTCGTTCGGACGCCGGACGGTGGCCGACAGTACCGGAAAACGCAGGATGCGGTTGCGAAGTTGCTCGAACGCTACTACTAG
- the solA gene encoding N-methyl-L-tryptophan oxidase translates to MRNRYDVIVVGVGGMGSATAYHLANRGADVLGLERYDVPHDMGSSHGVTRIIRKAQYEHPSYVPLVRRAYDLWRELAEKTGRDLLTITGGIDAGPPDSQVFDGSRRSCEAHDIDHELLSAAEVNDRFPGYDLPEDHRAVYQPDGGFLVPEQCIIAHTEAAQAAGGEIRAREPMRDFTPLADGGVRVTTPKGTYEADRLVVTAGAWTPKLVPELEGLAVPERQVLAWLQPSDSAAFDAENFPVFVHADEDGHYYGFPRHDVPGFKFGKFNHFEETVDPDEMDRQPRPADERALRAYAERCFPKGAGPTVKLATCLFTNTPDEHFILDTHPEHPQITIGAGFSGHGFKFASVVGEILADFALDGETNHDTDLFRIDRF, encoded by the coding sequence ATGCGAAACCGGTACGACGTCATCGTCGTCGGCGTCGGTGGCATGGGAAGCGCGACGGCGTATCATCTGGCGAACCGTGGGGCGGACGTTCTCGGACTCGAACGGTACGACGTTCCGCACGATATGGGGTCCTCGCACGGCGTCACGAGAATCATCCGGAAAGCGCAGTACGAACATCCGTCGTACGTGCCGCTCGTCCGTCGAGCGTACGACCTATGGCGGGAGTTAGCGGAGAAAACGGGTCGTGATCTCCTCACCATTACGGGCGGTATCGATGCCGGGCCGCCGGATAGTCAGGTGTTCGACGGGTCGCGCCGGTCGTGTGAGGCCCACGATATTGACCACGAACTCCTCTCTGCGGCCGAGGTGAACGACCGCTTTCCCGGGTACGACCTGCCGGAAGACCACCGCGCCGTCTACCAGCCCGACGGTGGCTTTCTCGTCCCCGAACAGTGTATCATCGCCCATACGGAAGCGGCGCAAGCGGCGGGCGGGGAGATTCGGGCGCGCGAACCGATGCGCGATTTCACACCGTTAGCCGACGGCGGTGTCCGAGTGACAACGCCGAAGGGGACATACGAGGCGGACCGTCTCGTCGTGACCGCGGGTGCGTGGACGCCGAAACTCGTCCCCGAACTCGAAGGCCTCGCAGTCCCCGAACGGCAGGTGCTGGCGTGGCTGCAACCGTCGGACTCGGCGGCGTTCGACGCCGAGAACTTCCCGGTGTTCGTCCACGCCGACGAGGACGGCCACTACTACGGCTTCCCGCGGCACGACGTTCCGGGATTCAAATTCGGGAAGTTCAACCACTTCGAGGAGACCGTTGATCCCGACGAGATGGACCGCCAACCGCGCCCTGCGGACGAACGAGCCCTCCGAGCGTACGCCGAGCGATGCTTCCCGAAGGGGGCAGGACCGACAGTGAAACTCGCCACGTGCCTGTTCACCAACACTCCCGACGAGCATTTCATCCTCGATACGCATCCAGAACACCCACAGATTACCATCGGTGCGGGCTTTTCGGGGCACGGCTTCAAGTTCGCAAGCGTCGTCGGCGAAATCCTCGCTGACTTCGCGCTCGACGGCGAAACCAACCACGACACCGACTTGTTCCGGATAGACCGGTTCTGA
- the coxB gene encoding cytochrome c oxidase subunit II — protein sequence MTIVTIVWVAVAAIIQSGLVPRGTRAYVFQSIYDVFLILGVLVGVIVIGYMLYNAYKYRAGGGNAADVDRPVLGEIPTGGGGGKKLFTSFILSMIIVISLISWTYGTLLFVEEGPQPEETMEVRVEGYQFGWRFVYPNGYTQDGVLRVPQNESVRLVVTSDDVYHNFGVPELRVKTDAIPGQQTDTWFRATETGNYSAQCYELCGSGHSFMTATVVVMEPDEYESWYESTQPNTTTENASA from the coding sequence ATGACCATAGTTACCATTGTCTGGGTGGCTGTCGCCGCCATCATCCAGTCCGGACTGGTTCCCCGCGGAACACGTGCGTACGTGTTTCAGAGCATCTACGACGTGTTCTTGATTCTCGGGGTACTGGTCGGCGTCATCGTCATCGGGTATATGCTGTACAATGCGTACAAGTACCGGGCGGGCGGGGGGAACGCGGCTGATGTGGACCGGCCCGTCCTCGGTGAAATTCCGACGGGCGGCGGTGGCGGCAAGAAACTGTTTACGTCGTTCATTTTGAGCATGATCATCGTCATCTCGCTTATTTCGTGGACGTACGGGACGCTGCTATTCGTTGAGGAAGGGCCGCAACCCGAGGAGACGATGGAAGTTCGCGTCGAGGGCTACCAGTTCGGATGGCGATTTGTCTACCCGAACGGCTACACGCAGGACGGCGTTCTTCGGGTTCCGCAGAACGAGTCCGTCCGCTTGGTCGTCACCTCCGACGACGTGTATCACAACTTCGGCGTTCCCGAGTTGCGAGTGAAGACGGATGCCATTCCCGGACAGCAGACGGATACCTGGTTCCGTGCGACGGAGACGGGCAACTACAGCGCCCAGTGTTACGAACTCTGCGGGTCCGGCCATTCGTTTATGACGGCGACAGTTGTGGTAATGGAACCTGACGAGTACGAATCGTGGTACGAGAGCACGCAACCGAACACGACAACGGAGAACGCATCAGCATGA
- a CDS encoding DUF6789 family protein, producing the protein MSGEIQERDSVGVDETLEPFDIPITRHVVSVAMLGGLAGTVLMMPILVGIPELLGLFTTTPITQFAGFAQFFGLEPTLALGIFLFGFGGTVVLPLTFLVLGAFLPPESPRYLRGATFATFFWTGFVPAFWPDAGILTIASFLVFSLLAHWVYGLTLGVVIHRVTGVPQHQV; encoded by the coding sequence ATGAGTGGAGAAATCCAAGAGCGAGACTCTGTCGGTGTTGATGAGACGTTAGAGCCGTTCGATATCCCGATCACCAGACACGTCGTCTCCGTCGCAATGCTCGGCGGACTCGCCGGGACGGTGTTGATGATGCCGATTCTGGTCGGAATCCCCGAACTTCTGGGTTTGTTCACGACGACACCCATCACGCAGTTCGCCGGGTTCGCACAGTTCTTCGGCCTTGAACCGACGTTAGCGCTCGGTATCTTCCTGTTCGGATTCGGTGGGACAGTGGTCCTTCCGTTGACGTTCCTCGTCCTCGGGGCGTTCCTCCCGCCGGAATCGCCGCGGTATCTCCGCGGTGCGACGTTCGCAACGTTCTTCTGGACCGGATTCGTGCCAGCGTTCTGGCCGGATGCCGGTATCCTGACCATTGCGTCGTTCCTCGTCTTCTCCCTCCTCGCTCACTGGGTGTACGGCTTGACTCTCGGTGTGGTCATCCATCGAGTGACTGGGGTTCCGCAACACCAAGTGTGA
- a CDS encoding cbb3-type cytochrome c oxidase subunit I, protein MSDETPENEHSNHTTDEDTSSSDPRSDGGQTGEATASTIGSELTVPATTDDYPTESASEFPGMGSIRRWFVTTNHKDVGILYIVTSLFFLVLGGVLAWLLRIQLWAPRTPTTTVLGPMAYNQAVSAHGLIMVFWFLSPFAFGFANYIVPLQIGAKDLAFPRLNALSYWLYLFSGILFGVSFFQGGTFSGGWTMYAPLNVPTFTPDVGASTAVLALVLFVASVTVSSVNFLTTMHKMRAEGLTLRRLPLFTWSILLTVWMMLFAFAALLAALIILSSDRLLGTTYFALESPAGSMLWAHLFWFFGHPEVYIVFFPALGVMAEVFQTFTGRRIVGRKWFIAAMVLVALQSFVVWMHHMFLTTINLEIKTLFMITTIGISLPFDLMVFALIYTLLKGKIRFTTPFLFVFGALLLFIIGGITGVFLGAIVLDYEFRGTYWVVAHFHYVMVGGVTALIGGLYYWFPKITGRMYDEFLGKLHFGIYFVGFNLLYFPLFVAWETPRRVFDYSAGLQIWHQLATVGGFVLGLSFVIMFYNLLKSSFSGERVGDNPWEFSTTAEWAVPSPPPLENFPGLPTYRDGSLGFRDESGDGHAAADGGGSATTDGGVATATPPADHHEEEHASHASFWPFVVGLGVFFLFLGLSGLRDAAFPEGMTGGFYLGFTLLGGTVTLASLVFMALEPFHGPEDVAGEAWPFEGLEYGKIGMWIFLTSDVVLFGGFIGAYVFTRVAFGWTAWEPIPSDPIPGLMNTYLLLTSSFTVVLALVAAEKKSRWGLVASLVTTFVLGVGFLVNKAIEWDHLFHEGLWLSTNVRASTFFLTTGLHAAHVIAGLVVTLYLIARAWRGAYLEDNSSVEYFGLYWHFVDIVWLFLFPLFYIL, encoded by the coding sequence ATGAGCGACGAGACACCGGAGAACGAGCACAGCAACCACACGACCGACGAGGATACGTCCTCGTCCGACCCGCGGTCTGACGGGGGACAGACAGGAGAGGCAACTGCATCTACCATCGGAAGCGAACTGACTGTCCCGGCAACGACAGACGATTATCCCACCGAATCGGCCTCGGAGTTCCCCGGGATGGGGAGCATTCGTCGGTGGTTCGTTACGACGAACCACAAAGACGTTGGCATCCTCTACATCGTCACGTCGCTTTTCTTCTTGGTCCTTGGCGGCGTTCTCGCGTGGTTACTACGCATCCAACTGTGGGCACCGCGTACGCCGACAACGACAGTTCTGGGACCGATGGCGTACAATCAGGCCGTCTCGGCACACGGCCTCATCATGGTGTTTTGGTTCCTCTCTCCGTTCGCGTTCGGCTTTGCAAACTACATTGTTCCGCTCCAGATTGGGGCGAAAGACCTCGCATTCCCCCGACTCAACGCGCTCTCGTACTGGCTTTATCTCTTCTCGGGAATTCTGTTCGGCGTCTCCTTCTTCCAAGGCGGAACGTTCTCCGGCGGATGGACGATGTACGCCCCGTTGAACGTCCCCACGTTCACACCGGATGTGGGGGCCAGTACAGCGGTGCTGGCGCTCGTCCTGTTCGTCGCCTCGGTAACCGTCTCCTCGGTCAACTTCCTCACGACGATGCACAAAATGCGGGCCGAAGGGTTGACACTCCGCAGACTGCCGCTTTTCACGTGGTCTATCCTGTTGACCGTCTGGATGATGCTGTTCGCGTTCGCCGCCCTCCTCGCCGCACTCATCATTCTTTCGTCTGACCGACTGCTGGGAACGACCTACTTCGCGCTTGAGTCGCCCGCCGGGTCGATGCTGTGGGCGCACCTGTTCTGGTTCTTCGGCCACCCCGAGGTGTACATCGTGTTCTTCCCCGCGTTGGGTGTGATGGCCGAGGTGTTCCAGACGTTCACCGGTCGCCGCATCGTCGGCCGCAAGTGGTTCATCGCCGCGATGGTGCTGGTTGCGCTCCAGAGTTTCGTCGTCTGGATGCACCACATGTTCTTGACGACGATCAACCTCGAAATTAAGACGCTCTTTATGATCACCACCATCGGCATCTCCCTCCCGTTCGACCTGATGGTGTTCGCGCTCATCTACACGCTGCTGAAGGGGAAGATTCGCTTTACCACGCCGTTCCTGTTCGTGTTCGGCGCACTCCTCCTGTTCATTATCGGTGGCATTACTGGTGTCTTCCTCGGCGCTATCGTCTTAGACTACGAGTTCCGCGGGACGTACTGGGTCGTCGCCCACTTCCACTACGTGATGGTCGGCGGGGTCACTGCGCTCATCGGTGGGCTGTACTACTGGTTCCCGAAGATTACCGGGCGGATGTACGACGAGTTCCTCGGGAAACTTCACTTCGGAATCTACTTCGTCGGCTTCAACCTGCTGTACTTCCCGCTTTTCGTCGCGTGGGAGACGCCACGCCGCGTATTCGACTACTCGGCCGGGCTTCAGATCTGGCACCAACTCGCCACTGTCGGCGGGTTCGTCCTCGGACTGTCCTTTGTCATCATGTTCTACAACCTGCTGAAGAGTTCGTTTTCGGGCGAACGCGTCGGCGACAACCCGTGGGAGTTCTCGACGACCGCAGAGTGGGCCGTTCCCTCACCACCGCCACTGGAGAACTTCCCCGGACTGCCGACGTACCGCGACGGGTCGCTCGGATTCCGCGACGAATCGGGTGACGGACACGCGGCGGCGGATGGCGGTGGTTCAGCAACAACTGACGGCGGCGTCGCAACCGCCACGCCGCCTGCCGACCACCACGAGGAGGAACATGCGAGTCACGCCAGTTTCTGGCCGTTCGTCGTCGGACTCGGCGTGTTCTTCCTGTTCCTCGGCCTCTCCGGCCTCCGTGACGCCGCGTTCCCCGAAGGGATGACGGGCGGTTTCTACCTCGGGTTTACCCTCCTCGGTGGGACCGTTACCCTCGCTTCACTCGTCTTCATGGCGCTTGAACCGTTCCACGGTCCCGAAGACGTTGCGGGCGAGGCGTGGCCGTTCGAAGGGCTGGAGTACGGGAAGATCGGGATGTGGATCTTCCTGACTTCTGACGTGGTGCTGTTCGGCGGATTCATCGGTGCGTACGTGTTCACGCGCGTCGCCTTCGGGTGGACGGCGTGGGAGCCAATCCCTTCGGATCCGATACCCGGTCTGATGAACACCTACCTGCTCTTGACGAGCAGTTTCACCGTCGTCCTCGCACTCGTTGCCGCCGAGAAGAAGAGTCGCTGGGGATTGGTCGCCAGCCTCGTCACGACGTTCGTTCTCGGCGTGGGATTCCTCGTCAACAAGGCAATC
- the cyaB gene encoding class IV adenylate cyclase: MYEVEVKLPTDHETVRSQLTDAGAVHEASVTQIDTYYGAPHRDFAETDEALRIRRETRVSDGTNQSDGEGETAEADKATTTKMTYKGPLVDSASKTRTEHEMVVSDAESAEGILSGLGFSPVETVEKEREFYHLDGYTVTLDAVSDLGEFVEIEAETATEEEIDAVREGAFDVLRDLGLDPDDQIRTSYLGLLLDQ, encoded by the coding sequence ATGTACGAAGTCGAGGTCAAACTCCCGACAGACCACGAAACGGTGCGCTCACAACTCACCGATGCCGGCGCTGTCCACGAAGCGAGCGTCACGCAAATCGACACCTACTACGGCGCGCCCCACCGGGACTTCGCGGAGACGGACGAAGCCCTTCGAATCCGACGCGAGACGCGAGTTTCGGACGGGACGAACCAGTCCGATGGTGAGGGCGAAACTGCCGAGGCGGACAAAGCGACAACGACGAAGATGACGTACAAGGGACCGCTCGTGGACTCGGCGTCGAAAACGCGGACCGAACACGAGATGGTCGTCAGCGATGCCGAGAGTGCCGAGGGCATTCTCTCGGGGCTAGGGTTCAGCCCCGTTGAGACAGTCGAAAAGGAGCGTGAGTTCTACCATCTCGATGGCTACACCGTCACGCTGGATGCGGTCTCGGACCTCGGAGAGTTCGTGGAGATCGAGGCGGAGACGGCGACGGAAGAGGAGATAGACGCCGTTCGGGAGGGAGCGTTCGATGTCCTCCGCGACCTCGGTCTCGATCCCGACGACCAGATTCGAACCTCCTACCTCGGATTGCTTCTCGATCAGTGA
- a CDS encoding methionine adenosyltransferase: MTERNIKIEAVERLAVEDQSVEIVERKGIGHPDSIADGIAESVSRALSNLYLDRVGKVLHYNTDETQLVAGESAPAFGGGEVIEPMYILLVGRATKKYDGEKLPVDSVALEAARDYLRENIPELEFGTDVIVDVKLGEGSGDLQDVFGEDNVEVPMSNDTSFGVGHAPLTETENIVLNVERQLNGPYAERHPYLGPDVKVMGKREGDYIDITVAAAMVDAHIDDMADYKDAVEHVREYVSDVATDYTDREVNVDVNTADNYDEGSIYLTVTGTSAEMGDDGSVGRGNRANGLITPNRPMSMEATSGKNPVNHIGKIYNLLSTDIAEAVVADVDGIRDLQVRLLSQIGRPIDEPHVADAKVITEDGVELSDIEADVQAIIDERLADVTNVTRRVIDGEMTTF; encoded by the coding sequence ATGACTGAGCGGAATATCAAAATCGAGGCGGTCGAACGACTGGCCGTCGAAGACCAAAGCGTCGAAATCGTCGAGCGAAAAGGGATCGGACATCCGGATTCCATCGCCGACGGTATCGCAGAGAGCGTCTCCCGCGCCCTCTCGAACCTGTATCTCGACCGCGTCGGGAAAGTCCTCCACTACAACACCGACGAGACGCAACTCGTCGCTGGCGAGTCGGCCCCCGCCTTTGGCGGCGGCGAAGTCATCGAACCGATGTACATCCTCCTCGTCGGCCGCGCGACGAAGAAGTACGACGGCGAGAAACTGCCCGTCGATTCGGTCGCCTTGGAGGCGGCGCGCGACTACCTCCGCGAGAACATCCCGGAACTGGAGTTCGGTACGGACGTTATCGTGGACGTGAAACTGGGTGAGGGGTCCGGCGATCTGCAGGACGTCTTCGGTGAGGATAACGTCGAGGTCCCGATGTCGAACGACACGTCGTTCGGCGTTGGCCATGCACCCCTGACGGAGACTGAAAACATCGTCCTCAACGTTGAGCGCCAACTGAACGGCCCGTACGCCGAACGGCACCCCTACCTCGGACCCGACGTGAAAGTGATGGGCAAACGCGAGGGCGACTACATTGACATCACCGTCGCCGCCGCGATGGTTGACGCTCACATCGACGACATGGCGGACTACAAGGACGCCGTCGAACACGTCCGCGAATACGTCTCCGACGTTGCCACCGACTACACGGACCGCGAGGTCAACGTAGACGTGAACACCGCCGACAACTACGACGAAGGCTCCATCTACCTCACCGTCACCGGGACGAGCGCAGAGATGGGCGACGACGGGTCTGTCGGCCGTGGCAACCGCGCGAACGGCCTCATCACGCCGAACCGGCCGATGAGCATGGAAGCAACGTCGGGGAAGAACCCCGTCAACCACATCGGGAAGATATACAACCTGCTCTCGACGGATATCGCCGAAGCCGTCGTCGCCGACGTGGACGGGATCCGCGACCTGCAAGTACGTCTGCTCTCGCAAATCGGCCGACCGATCGATGAACCGCACGTCGCCGACGCGAAAGTCATCACGGAAGACGGCGTCGAACTGTCCGATATCGAAGCGGACGTGCAAGCCATTATCGACGAGAGACTCGCCGACGTGACGAACGTGACGCGTCGTGTCATCGACGGCGAGATGACGACGTTCTAG